The following coding sequences lie in one Haematobia irritans isolate KBUSLIRL chromosome 3, ASM5000362v1, whole genome shotgun sequence genomic window:
- the LOC142229449 gene encoding uncharacterized protein LOC142229449 produces MIVAEEHTLQQLKLYCEKLNLPSNGTKATLVSRLNNIPSGELQICIDAINETTKTQKGVVDPKSVTLVVEELQTCIDANNEATKNQQTLIDLDTVTLVAEYENKAVRNNKKSSTQQQVDTDDEKSSKEIRDKVAYNNDDNELKSQTEKGDRTELKSDANLREKNMNLEESNGNIMHNGNVNNVNERVYNEQNNDGNETMQRLNEAVGNDINLGLTDDKEKQLLLRELNILKKERDLLIRENVLLNKTRSPIMGRNEVDIPLTTLKELLPQCSGGPEFKTWFAQLNSIRNTYDVSEKNLRALICFKLEGNAKDWLYSKPHYLDLSVDDLMQQMKDMFDVKENRIIARRNFEDRKWKYNEKFVDYFNAKVILSNPLRMQDDELLEYLVEGISSLQLRTQAKLQNYKSKEDFFQTFKNIEQQPRQSLSRSQAENTTGTSKGSTPMKCFNCNCSGHIAAECRKPRRETGSCYACGQFGHMTKDCSQYKKSVLNKPQTNEYNVS; encoded by the exons atgatTGTGGCCGAGGAACATACTTTGCaacaattaaaactttattgtgaaaaattaaaccTACCATCAAATGGAACAAAGGCAACATTAGTTTCGAGATTAAATAATATACCGTCCGGAGAGCTGCAAATATGCATTGACGCTATTAATGAAACAACAAAAACCCAAAAAGGTGTGGTTGATCCTAAATCCGTTACTTTAGTCGTCGAAGAATTGCAAACATGTATTGACGCTAATAATGAAGCAACGAAAAACCAACAAACTTTGATTGATCTCGATACCGTTACTTTAGTTGCAGAGTACGAAAATAAAGCAGtacgcaacaacaaaaaaagcaGCACGCAACAACAGGTGGATACCGATGACGAAAAGAGTAGCAAAGAAATCAGAGACAAAGTTGCCTACAACAACGACGATAACGAATTGAAGTCTCAAACCGAAAAAGGGGACAGAACAGAActtaaaagtgatgcaaatttaagaGAAAAGAATATGAATTTAGAAGAGAGCAACGGAAATATTATGCACAATGGAAATGTAAACAATGTAAATGAAAGAGTGTACAACGAACAGAACAATGATGGAAATGAAACAATGCAAAGACTAAACGAAGCGGTTGGAAACGACATCAATCTTGGATTGACAGATGACAAAGAGAAACAATTGCTGCTAAGAGAgttgaatattttaaagaaggAACGTGATTTGTTGATTCGAGAAAATGTGTTGCTAAACAAAACTAGATCTCCAATAATGGGGAGAAATGAAGTCGATATTCCCCTTACCACCCTAAAAGAACTTTTACCTCAATGTAGTGGTGGTCCAGAATTTAAAACATGGTTTGCACAATTAAACAGCATTAGAAACACATATGAtgtttcagaaaaaaatcttcgTGCGTTAATTTGCTTTAAGTTAGAAGGCAATGCTAAGGACTGGCTTTACTCGAAACCGCACTACCTTGATTTATCTGTAGATGACCTTATGCAACAAATGAAAGACATGTTTGACGTTAAAGAAAACCGAATAATTGCTCGTCGAAATTTCGAAGATAGAAAATGGAAATAcaatgaaaagtttgtcgatTACTTTAATGCgaaagtaattttgtcaaaccctcTGCGAATGCAAGACGATGAGCTCTTGGAATATCTGGTAGAAGGAATTTCCAGTCTCCAATTACGTACTCAAGCCAAATTGCAAAATTACAAATCTaaggaagatttttttcaaacatttaaaaatattgaacagCAACCTAGACAGAGTTTGTCGCGTTCCCAAGCAGAAAATACTACTGGTACTAGTAAAGGCAGTACTCCTATGAAATGTTTCAATTGCAACTGTTCGGGTCATATAGCAGCAGAGTGCCGCAAACCACGACGTGAGACTGGATCCTGTTATGCTTGTGGACAATTTGGACATATGACCAAAGATTGCAGTCAATATAAGAAAAGTGTTTTGAATAAACCCCAGACTAATGAATAT AATGTCTCTTAG
- the LOC142231237 gene encoding uncharacterized protein LOC142231237 — MDMDEHFRILEEIFKRLVENKLELREDKCEFLLNEVKYLGYTITGNGIKADDRGIEARKSSQVSEKHSSFSESQLVKIKLIIVTQKVYFPDEYFRLSNDRPLPTTSKLLNLNPFIDGEGLIRVGGRLANATSLSFNEKHPIILPYESQFSRLLITFIHKITLHGGNQLMLRVLRTEFWIPRSRNLIRSVIAKCRICAICSKRSKEQIMASLPVARTIIDRPFTRTGVDFAGPFDIKNYRGRACLITKGYASIFVCFATRAIHLEAVSDLTTATFLAAFARFVSRRGCPKEMFSDNGTNFVGASRALRSDFRNFLRNTSSEIVQSYSNNGLNWHFNPAGAPHMGGLWEAGVKSFKHHFRRITFNLRYTFEEFSTLLARIESCLNSRPLCPLSEDVSCVDALTPGHFLVGGPILSPPEPQINEAPLSIMNRWQRVKAINQNLCMRWKEEYLKEIVKRNKWKTVESNLKVGDMVVIRDDNLPPNEWRLGRISEVFPGADGKVRVAEIRTSKGPLVRPIVKLVPLPMD, encoded by the exons ATGGATATGGATGAACATTTTCGAATTTTAGAAGAGATTTTTAAACGGTTAGTGGAGAATAAGCTAGAACTTAGAGAGGACAAATGTGAATTCTTGTTGAATGAGGTAAAATATTTGGGATATACTATTACGGGCAATGGAATAAAGGCGGATGATAGGGGCATAGAGGCG AGGAAGTCGTCACAAGTGTCAGAAAAACACTCTTCGTTTAGTGAGTCACAACTggttaaaataaaactaattatTGTCACTCAGAAGGTCTATTTTCCGGACGAGTATTTCAGGTTATCAAACGACCGTCCTCTGCCTACTACAAGCAAGTTGCTTAACTTAAATCCATTTATCGATGGGGAAGGACTGATTCGAGTAGGAGGACGTCTAGCTAATGCAACCTCTTTGTCATTTAATGAGAAACATCCAATTATATTGCCATACGAGAGCCAATTTTCACGGCTCTTGATAACCTTTATTCACAAAATTACTTTACATGGAGGAAATCAGTTAATGCTCAGAGTTCTGAGAACTGAGTTCTGGATCCCAAGATCTAGAAATTTAATAAGATCTGTCATAGCCAAGTGCAGAATTTGTGCGATTTGTTCGAAACGGTCGAAGGAACAGATTATGGCATCTTTACCGGTGGCTAGGACAATTATTGACAGGCCGTTTACGAGAACGGGAGTTGATTTTGCCGGCCCTTTTGATATCAAAAATTATAGAGGGAGAGCTTGTCTGATTACCAAGGGCTATGCGTCGATTTTTGTTTGCTTCGCAACCAGAGCGATTCATTTGGAAGCTGTTAGCGATTTAACAACAGCTACCTTTTTAGCGGCATTTGCCAGGTTTGTTTCTCGCCGTGGCTGTCCCAAGGAAATGTTTTCGGATAATGGGACGAATTTCGTAGGAGCGTCAAGGGCATTGCGGTCAGATTTTCGAAATTTCCTTCGAAATACAAGTTCAGAGATAGTTCAAAGTTACTCTAATAATggtttaaattggcattttaaTCCAGCGGGAGCGCCACATATGGGTGGCCTGTGGGAAGCAGGCGTCAAATCCTTCAAACATCATTTTAGAAGAATTACGTTCAACTTGAGATAcacttttgaagaattttccacGCTTTTAGCCCGAATCGAATCTTGTTTGAACTCTAGGCCTCTCTGCCCTTTATCGGAGGACGTTTCATGTGTTGACGCCCTTACTCCTGGGCATTTTTTAGTTGGTGGTCCAATTTTGTCACCCCCAGAGCCACAGATCAATGAGGCTCCCCTTTCTATCATGAATCGTTGGCAAAGGGTAAAagcaattaaccaaaatttgtgtATGCGTTGGAAAGAGGAATACTTGAAGGAGATAGTTAAGCGGAATAAATGGAAAACTGTTGAGTCGAATCTAAAGGTAGGAGATATGGTTGTCATTCGAGATGACAATTTGCCACCTAATGAATGGAGGTTAGGCCGAATATCAGAGGTTTTCCCAGGAGCGGATGGAAAGGTCAGGGTTGCTGAGATCCGAACGTCGAAGGGTCCGCTTGTACGTCCCATAGTTAAACTGGTTCCTCTTCCTATGGATTAA